Proteins encoded in a region of the Vitis riparia cultivar Riparia Gloire de Montpellier isolate 1030 chromosome 7, EGFV_Vit.rip_1.0, whole genome shotgun sequence genome:
- the LOC117917462 gene encoding pentatricopeptide repeat-containing protein At1g63330-like, whose translation MAVRTSPCSSSASAISSSRTTPRCKLSSLFEHPHRPISPGPISLTKDTVSNAPDRGQLENFLKSNCKSGHIKRSEAFSVFNHLIDMQPTPPISSFNTLLGAVAKIKRYFDVISLYKRMSLIGLAPDFITLNILINCYCNLNKVDFGLAVLGEMLRRGHSPNTVTFTSLVKGLCLGSRISEATGLLRKMVRMGYRPNVVTYGTLLNGLCMTGNTMLAVKLHEEMLNGNGGFGVTIKPNLVCYCTIIDSLCKDGLIDKGKELFLEMKGRGISPDVVAYSSIIHGMCHTGRWEGAKGLFNEMVDEGVHPNVVTFNVLIDALCKAGKMEEANHLLKLMIQRGESPDTFTYNTLIDGFCLEGRIDDARDLFVSMESKGIETDAVSYNVLINGYCKSGRMVEAKKLYREMICKEIMPTVITYNTLLTGLFREGKVRDAWNLFGEMKVHDLTPESCTYNILLDGLCKNDHLSDAMELFHYLENHDFQPSIQIFNCLIDGLCKASKIEIARELFNRLSHEGLEPNVITYTVMIHGLCKSGQLENAKDLFLGMEEKGCAPNLVTFNTLMRGFCQNDEMQKVVDLLQEMAEKDFSPDASTISIVVDLLSKDEKYREYLHLLPTFPAQGQTGRGYEKS comes from the coding sequence ATGGCTGTCAGAACTTCACCTTGTTCTTCTTCCGCGTCTGCCATTTCTTCATCAAGAACTACTCCAAGATGTAAGCTTTCGTCTCTCTTCGAACACCCACATAGACCCATCTCACCTGGTCCCATATCTTTAACAAAAGACACTGTCTCCAATGCCCCAGATCGAGGGCAACTTGAAAATTTCTTGAAATCAAACTGTAAATCTGGTCACATCAAGCGTAGTGAAGCATTTAGTGTTTTTAATCACTTGATTGACATGCAACCCACTCCACCCATTTCATCATTCAATACGTTGTTAGGTGCAGTTGCCAAGATTAAGCGTTACTTTGATGTGATTTCGCTTTATAAGAGAATGAGTTTAATTGGATTGGCTCCAGATTTTATTACACTGAACATTTTGATTAACTGTTATTGCAATTTGAATAAGGTTGATTTTGGTTTAGCAGTTTTGGGGGAAATGTTGAGAAGGGGTCATAGTCCTAATACTGTCACTTTTACATCTTTGGTTAAGGGGCTGTGTCTGGGGAGCAGGATTAGTGAGGCGACAGGGttgttaaggaaaatggttCGGATGGGTTATCGGCCTAATGTGGTTACATATGGGACTTTGCTTAATGGGTTATGTATGACAGGCAATACAATGCTTGCAGTTAAGTTGCACGAAGAAATGCTGAATGGTAATGGTGGTTTTGGTGTTACTATTAAACCTAATTTAGTTTGTTATTGTACCATCATTGATAGTCTATGTAAAGATGGACTGATTGATAAGGGTAAAGAGCTTTTCTTGGAAATGAAGGGGAGAGGAATTTCCCCGGATGTTGTTGCATATAGCTCTATTATTCATGGCATGTGTCATACCGGTAGATGGGAAGGGGCTAAAGGTCTGTTTAATGAAATGGTGGATGAAGGTGTACATCCTAATGTGGTAACATTCAATGTGCTGATAGATGCACTTTGTAAGGCAGGGAAAATGGAAGAGGCCAATCATTTGTTAAAACTGATGATTCAGAGAGGTGAAAGTCCAGATACTTTTACCTACAATACATTGATTGATGGGTTCTGTTTGGAAGGTAGGATTGATGATGCAAGGGACCTGTTTGTTTCTATGGAAAGTAAGGGGATTGAAACCGATGCTGTTAGCTACAATGTGTTGATCAATGGCTATTGCAAGAGTGGGAGGATGGTGGAAGCTAAGAAGCTCTATAGGGAAATGATATGTAAGGAAATTATGCCAACAGTTATTACCTATAACACCTTATTAACCGGCCTTTTTCGGGAAGGAAAAGTCAGAGATGCGTGGAATCTGTTTGGTGAGATGAAAGTTCATGACCTTACACCAGAATCATGTACATATAACATATTATTAGATGGGCTTTGCAAGAATGATCACCTTTCAGACGCAATGGAACTATTTCATTATTTAGAAAATCATGACTTTCAACcaagtattcaaattttcaactgCCTCATTGATGGGTTATGTAAAGCTAGTAAGATTGAAATTGCTAGAGAGCTATTTAACAGATTGTCTCATGAAGGCCTGGAGCCAAATGTTATAACTTATACAGTCATGATCCATGGGCTGTGTAAAAGTGGGCAATTAGAAAATGCAAAAGATTTGTTTTTGGGAATGGAAGAGAAGGGTTGTGCTCCAAATCTGGTGACTTTTAATACACTTATGCGTGGTTTCTGCCAAAATGATGAGATGCAAAAAGTGGTCGACCTTCTCCAAGAAATGGCAGAGAAAGATTTTTCACCCGATGCATCCACAATCTCCATAGTAGTAGACTTGCTCTCCAAGGATGAGAAATATCGCGAATATCTGCACTTGCTTCCAACATTTCCTGCCCAAGGTCAAACTGGAAGAGGATATGAGAAATCTTAA